Proteins encoded by one window of Halomonas sp. Bachu 37:
- the dctP gene encoding TRAP transporter substrate-binding protein DctP, with the protein MTTAKRLPLIAAMATLPLAIASAHVQAQSTEMAIATILPENMSNNEVYPALVHFKNLVEMRTNGEVEVSIFGNSQLGSEVETASEVQGGRTLQSTIITTGAMSSFYDDYQLMTAPFLFDNWRQAWTFFDSEWFADFMSGTVEEANMRYLGTFDDGGGFVAFTNNERLIETVEDLEGLNIRTEENPGHVAIMKALGASATPLPWGEVITALETGLADGQFNAPILNTTFNFDEVTDYTTLTGHVYNSAAWLVSEDWFQSLTEEQQEAILVSAREAVAIGHGMSGALATASWEESCERFEECYIMPTEERQRMADIARPEWRNWIVNDFGIEADKVDAFLEEVARVGEQVSESDVSIYGR; encoded by the coding sequence ATGACGACGGCAAAACGCTTACCACTCATCGCGGCAATGGCAACCTTGCCCCTGGCGATCGCCAGTGCCCATGTCCAGGCCCAGTCCACGGAGATGGCCATCGCCACCATCCTGCCCGAGAACATGAGCAACAACGAGGTCTACCCGGCCTTGGTACACTTCAAGAACCTGGTCGAGATGCGCACCAACGGCGAAGTGGAGGTGAGCATCTTCGGCAACAGTCAGCTTGGCTCCGAGGTGGAAACCGCTTCCGAGGTTCAGGGCGGCCGCACCTTGCAGTCGACCATCATCACCACCGGCGCCATGTCATCGTTTTACGATGATTACCAGCTGATGACGGCGCCCTTCCTGTTCGACAACTGGCGCCAGGCCTGGACGTTCTTCGACAGCGAATGGTTTGCCGACTTCATGTCCGGCACCGTCGAGGAAGCCAACATGCGTTATCTCGGCACCTTCGATGACGGCGGTGGGTTCGTGGCCTTCACCAACAACGAGCGCCTGATCGAGACGGTGGAAGACCTCGAGGGGTTGAATATCCGCACCGAGGAAAATCCGGGCCATGTGGCGATCATGAAGGCACTGGGTGCCTCGGCGACCCCGCTGCCCTGGGGGGAGGTGATTACCGCCCTGGAAACCGGCCTGGCCGATGGTCAATTCAACGCCCCGATACTCAACACTACCTTCAATTTCGATGAAGTGACCGATTACACCACCCTGACGGGGCACGTTTACAACAGCGCTGCCTGGCTGGTCAGTGAAGACTGGTTCCAGAGCCTGACCGAAGAGCAGCAGGAAGCGATTCTCGTCTCGGCGCGTGAAGCCGTCGCGATCGGTCACGGCATGTCCGGCGCTCTGGCCACCGCCAGCTGGGAAGAGTCGTGCGAGCGCTTCGAGGAGTGCTACATCATGCCTACCGAGGAGCGCCAGCGCATGGCCGATATCGCCCGTCCCGAATGGCGGAATTGGATCGTCAATGACTTCGGCATCGAAGCCGACAAGGTCGATGCCTTCCTCGAGGAAGTGGCACGCGTGGGTGAGCAAGTGAGCGAATCGGATGTGTCCATCTACGGCCGTTGA
- a CDS encoding TRAP transporter small permease, whose product MQLLQPLRRLSDAVNQVAIVMCVACVLIMLGISFTAFLYKLVTGSTLSWTYSLARLFLPWIGFLSMTISLRYGEHVAMTLLVRSLPRALLNAAAGLCLAVIALFAVMLVWYGWGYFQGATQVYMVSDQIQIPSKFTAIVIPLSGVIILLHLVQGFDLLEHFIDDATQLDELIKANEGESRS is encoded by the coding sequence ATGCAGTTACTTCAGCCCCTTCGCCGCCTGAGCGATGCAGTCAATCAGGTGGCCATCGTGATGTGTGTGGCCTGCGTGCTGATCATGCTGGGCATCTCCTTCACGGCCTTTCTCTATAAGCTGGTCACCGGCAGCACCTTGAGCTGGACCTATTCCCTGGCGCGGCTGTTTCTGCCCTGGATCGGCTTTCTTTCCATGACTATCTCGTTGCGCTATGGCGAACATGTGGCCATGACCCTGCTGGTGCGTAGCCTGCCACGGGCGCTGCTGAATGCAGCGGCGGGGCTTTGCCTGGCGGTAATTGCGTTATTCGCGGTGATGCTGGTGTGGTATGGCTGGGGTTACTTCCAGGGCGCCACCCAGGTCTACATGGTGTCCGACCAGATTCAGATTCCCAGCAAGTTCACCGCCATCGTGATTCCGCTTTCCGGGGTGATCATCCTGCTTCATCTGGTGCAGGGGTTCGATCTGCTCGAACATTTCATCGATGACGCTACCCAGCTCGATGAACTGATCAAGGCCAATGAAGGGGAGAGCCGCTCATGA